A stretch of the Streptomyces venezuelae genome encodes the following:
- the dxs gene encoding 1-deoxy-D-xylulose-5-phosphate synthase: MLLTRIKGPRDLDRLSPEQLNQLAAEIRSFLVDAVSKTGGHLGPNLGVVELTIALHRVFESPKDKILFDTGHQAYVHKLLTGRQDFTGLRTKGGLSGYPSRAESEHDVIENSHASTVLGWADGLAKANQVLGREDHHVAAVIGDGALTGGMAWEALNNIAAAKDRPLVIVVNDNERSYGPTIGGLADHLATLRTTDGYERFLARGKDLLERTPVVGKPLYETLHGAKKGLKDFIAPQGMFEDLGLKYIGPIDGHDLEALESALTRAKRFSGPVIVHCLTQKGRGYTPALEHEADRFHAVGVIHPDTGLPVKTAAASWTSVFADEMVKIGHDRPDVVGITAAMLHPVGLNKFAEAFPDRIYDVGIAEQHGATSAAGLATGGVHPVFAVYATFLNRAFDQVLMDVALHKCGVTFVLDRAGVTGDDGASHNGMWDMSILQVVPGLRLAAPRDAEQLRAQLREAVEVKDAPTVVRFSKGVVGPAVPAIGRIGGMDLLRAPAPEVRQPDVLIVSVGALAPMCLEIADLLDKQGISATVVDPRWVKPVDEALAPLAERHRVVVTVEDNGRTGGVGAAVSQALRDAGVDVPLRDFGIPQRFLDHALRKEILAEIGLTAPDIARQVTGLVAKLDGRYESEPAAAVD, from the coding sequence GTGCTGCTGACCCGCATCAAGGGACCGCGCGATCTGGACCGGCTCAGCCCGGAGCAGCTGAACCAGCTGGCCGCGGAGATCAGGTCCTTCCTCGTCGACGCGGTCTCCAAGACCGGCGGGCACCTGGGCCCCAACCTCGGTGTCGTCGAACTGACGATCGCCCTGCACCGGGTCTTCGAGTCCCCCAAGGACAAGATCCTCTTCGACACCGGGCACCAGGCCTACGTGCACAAGCTGCTCACCGGCCGCCAGGACTTCACCGGGCTGCGCACCAAGGGCGGCCTCTCCGGCTACCCCTCGCGCGCCGAGTCCGAGCACGACGTGATCGAGAACTCGCACGCCTCCACCGTGCTGGGCTGGGCCGACGGCCTGGCCAAGGCCAACCAGGTGCTCGGCCGGGAGGACCACCACGTCGCCGCGGTGATCGGCGACGGCGCCCTCACCGGCGGTATGGCCTGGGAGGCGCTGAACAACATCGCCGCCGCCAAGGACCGCCCGCTGGTCATCGTCGTCAACGACAACGAGCGCAGCTACGGCCCCACCATCGGCGGCCTCGCCGACCACCTGGCCACCCTGCGCACCACCGACGGCTACGAGCGCTTCCTGGCCCGCGGCAAGGATCTGCTGGAGCGCACCCCGGTCGTGGGCAAGCCGCTCTACGAGACCCTGCACGGGGCCAAGAAGGGCCTCAAGGACTTCATCGCCCCCCAGGGCATGTTCGAGGACCTGGGCCTGAAGTACATCGGCCCCATCGACGGGCACGACCTCGAGGCCCTGGAGTCCGCCCTCACCCGCGCCAAGCGCTTCAGCGGCCCGGTCATCGTCCACTGCCTCACCCAGAAGGGCCGCGGCTACACCCCGGCCCTGGAGCACGAGGCGGACCGCTTCCACGCGGTCGGCGTCATCCACCCGGACACCGGTCTGCCCGTCAAGACCGCCGCCGCCAGCTGGACCTCGGTCTTCGCCGACGAAATGGTCAAGATCGGCCACGACCGCCCGGACGTGGTCGGCATCACCGCCGCCATGCTCCACCCGGTCGGCCTCAACAAGTTCGCCGAGGCCTTCCCGGACCGGATCTACGACGTCGGCATCGCCGAGCAGCACGGCGCCACTTCCGCCGCGGGCCTGGCCACCGGCGGGGTCCACCCGGTCTTCGCCGTCTACGCCACCTTCCTCAACCGCGCCTTCGACCAGGTCCTGATGGACGTGGCCCTGCACAAGTGCGGGGTCACCTTCGTCCTGGACCGGGCCGGGGTCACCGGCGACGACGGCGCCTCCCACAACGGCATGTGGGACATGTCCATCCTCCAGGTCGTCCCCGGCCTGCGGCTGGCCGCCCCGCGCGACGCCGAGCAGCTGCGCGCCCAGCTCCGCGAGGCCGTCGAGGTCAAGGACGCCCCGACCGTGGTCCGCTTCTCCAAGGGCGTGGTCGGCCCGGCCGTGCCCGCCATCGGCCGGATCGGCGGCATGGACCTGCTCCGCGCCCCGGCCCCCGAGGTCCGGCAGCCGGACGTGCTGATCGTCTCGGTCGGCGCGCTCGCCCCGATGTGCCTGGAGATCGCCGACCTGCTCGACAAGCAGGGCATCTCCGCCACCGTGGTCGACCCGCGCTGGGTCAAGCCGGTGGACGAGGCGCTCGCCCCGCTGGCCGAGCGCCACCGGGTGGTCGTCACCGTCGAGGACAACGGCCGTACCGGCGGCGTGGGCGCGGCCGTCTCGCAGGCCCTGCGGGACGCGGGCGTCGACGTACCGCTGCGCGACTTCGGAATTCCGCAGCGCTTCCTCGACCACGCCCTCCGCAAGGAGATCCTGGCCGAAATCGGGCTGACCGCCCCGGACATCGCCCGCCAGGTCACCGGCCTGGTCGCCAAGCTGGACGGCCGCTACGAGAGCGAGCCGGCCGCCGCGGTCGACTGA
- a CDS encoding sugar ABC transporter permease, whose protein sequence is MSTDNTAKTAHAPAAPVAKADHEVVNPAAAGDAIPAVDPRLLVREQGLAGYLGEFRRKLRAGDLGSLPVVIGLVVICAIFQSLNANFLSAENINNIAVTMVATGMMAVGIIFVLLLGEIDLSVGSVSGVSGAIVAVLAVTHGVNEWLAVLAAIAGGALIGAIHGFFFAKIGAPAFAVTLSGLLFWSGFMLQLLGSNGTINLDSEGVVGKLTTYYFSDVAAAYGLAAVAVAVYFGGSFLDARRRAEAGVPFRPLSEILLRTGLLAAVAFGAAAVFNQYKGMPLAVLLFVLVLVGTDFLLRRTGFGRKVFALGGSVEASRRAGINVDLIRISVFAIAGTFAAIGGLFWASKIAAANQSAGAGDLLMNVIAAAVIGGTSLFGGRGRTWNALLGVMVITSIQYGLALQGIATPIQYMITGAVLLATVVIDSVTRKTQKTAGRA, encoded by the coding sequence GTGAGCACCGACAACACGGCGAAGACCGCCCACGCCCCGGCGGCCCCGGTCGCCAAGGCGGACCACGAGGTCGTCAACCCGGCCGCCGCCGGAGACGCCATCCCGGCCGTCGACCCGCGCCTGCTGGTCCGCGAGCAGGGCCTGGCCGGCTACCTCGGCGAGTTCAGGCGCAAGCTCCGCGCCGGCGACCTCGGCTCGCTGCCGGTCGTCATCGGCCTGGTGGTCATCTGCGCCATCTTCCAGAGCCTGAACGCGAACTTCCTCTCCGCCGAGAACATCAACAACATCGCGGTCACGATGGTCGCCACCGGCATGATGGCCGTCGGCATCATCTTCGTGCTGCTGCTCGGCGAGATCGACCTCTCGGTCGGCTCGGTCAGCGGAGTCTCCGGCGCGATCGTCGCCGTCCTCGCCGTCACCCACGGCGTGAACGAATGGCTGGCGGTGCTCGCCGCCATCGCGGGCGGTGCCCTGATCGGCGCCATCCACGGCTTCTTCTTCGCCAAGATCGGCGCCCCGGCCTTCGCCGTCACCCTTTCGGGCCTGCTGTTCTGGTCCGGATTCATGCTCCAGCTGCTCGGCAGCAACGGCACCATCAACCTCGACTCCGAGGGCGTGGTCGGCAAGCTCACCACGTACTACTTCTCCGATGTCGCCGCCGCCTACGGGCTGGCCGCGGTGGCCGTCGCGGTGTACTTCGGGGGCTCCTTCCTGGACGCCCGGCGCCGGGCCGAGGCCGGCGTGCCCTTCCGGCCGCTGAGCGAGATCCTGCTCCGCACCGGGCTGCTCGCCGCGGTGGCCTTCGGCGCCGCCGCCGTGTTCAACCAGTACAAGGGCATGCCGCTCGCGGTGCTGCTCTTCGTGCTGGTCCTGGTCGGCACCGACTTCCTGCTCCGCCGCACCGGCTTCGGCCGCAAGGTGTTCGCCCTGGGCGGCAGCGTCGAGGCCTCCCGGCGGGCCGGCATCAACGTGGACCTGATCCGCATCTCGGTCTTCGCCATCGCGGGCACCTTCGCGGCGATCGGCGGCCTCTTCTGGGCCTCCAAGATCGCGGCGGCCAACCAGAGCGCCGGCGCCGGCGACCTGCTGATGAACGTGATCGCGGCGGCCGTGATCGGCGGCACCAGCCTCTTCGGCGGCCGGGGCCGGACCTGGAACGCCCTCCTCGGTGTCATGGTCATCACCTCGATCCAGTACGGTCTCGCCCTGCAGGGCATCGCCACACCGATCCAGTACATGATCACCGGTGCGGTGCTGCTGGCCACCGTGGTGATCGACTCGGTCACCCGCAAGACGCAGAAGACCGCAGGCCGCGCCTGA
- a CDS encoding glycosyltransferase family 2 protein, with protein MVTLSVIVPMCNVRDYCRTTLKSLALNAREDFEFIIVDDCSTDGTLEIIQQMLPSIPGAVLIPNQQNMGISATRNRGLAAARGRYVTFLDGDDWYGPGYLSQLVSWIGQSGVDFLRTGHVKVFGRKREIAKCPVSPRAMRLDPADYILPVDASSIVDYPLVWAGIYDRERLLSFDGLYFDETLRTAEDRHWMWRLHLRARSFGVVDLFGVFYRRDVAGSLTRIPDERQLDFIVCYRKVFQEISGHPRGYELSFKAMRTLCAMICIHLDRADTYDEYTRSLLMERSARVLVESPRDVLEGTLDGMDARRVKKLRSLLSTVLGAAAS; from the coding sequence ATGGTTACGTTGTCGGTGATTGTTCCGATGTGCAATGTCCGCGACTACTGTCGGACAACACTTAAGTCCCTGGCGCTGAATGCGAGAGAGGATTTCGAGTTCATCATCGTGGACGACTGCTCCACCGATGGGACCCTGGAAATCATTCAGCAGATGCTGCCGTCCATTCCGGGTGCGGTCCTGATCCCCAATCAGCAGAACATGGGGATCTCGGCCACCCGGAACCGCGGACTCGCCGCCGCCCGTGGACGTTATGTCACGTTTCTCGACGGGGATGACTGGTACGGACCCGGATACCTCTCACAGCTGGTGAGCTGGATCGGTCAGTCGGGCGTCGACTTCCTTCGCACCGGACATGTCAAGGTCTTCGGCAGGAAGCGCGAGATAGCCAAGTGTCCCGTCTCTCCTCGGGCCATGAGGCTGGACCCGGCGGACTATATCCTTCCGGTTGATGCCTCGTCCATCGTCGACTACCCGCTGGTGTGGGCCGGAATCTACGACCGCGAGCGCCTGCTCTCCTTCGACGGCCTGTACTTCGACGAGACCCTGCGCACCGCCGAGGACCGCCACTGGATGTGGCGCCTGCATCTGAGGGCCCGCTCCTTCGGTGTCGTCGATCTGTTCGGCGTCTTCTACCGCCGCGATGTGGCCGGCTCGCTCACGAGGATTCCCGACGAGCGCCAGCTCGATTTCATCGTGTGCTACCGGAAGGTGTTCCAGGAGATATCGGGACATCCGCGCGGATATGAACTGTCGTTCAAGGCCATGCGGACGCTCTGCGCAATGATCTGCATCCACCTGGACCGCGCCGACACCTATGACGAATACACCCGCTCACTGCTCATGGAGCGCAGCGCCCGGGTCCTGGTGGAGAGCCCCCGGGACGTGCTCGAGGGAACCCTGGACGGCATGGACGCACGCCGGGTGAAGAAACTGCGATCGCTGCTTTCGACCGTTCTGGGTGCTGCCGCGTCATGA
- a CDS encoding amino acid permease: protein MSANLNSSFRTKSVEQSIRDTEEPEHQLRKSLSAWDLMIFGVGVIIGTGIFVLTGIAARNNAGPATALSFVAAGVVCGLAALCYAEFASTVPVAGSAYTFSYASIGELPAWIIGWDLVLEFALGTAVVAVGWSGYVRHLMETNLGWELPTALAGPDAGGSFDLLAFLLVLALTAILVVGTKLSARITAIVVAIKVTVVLLVIVAGLFFIKAENYSPFIPPAQPQAESVSGWHAPLVQLMFGYEPTNFGVMGIFTAAALVFFAFIGFDVVATAAEETRNPQRDMPRGILGSLFVCTLLYVAVTLVVTGMQHYTQMSPTAPLAEAFKSVNQPFFAGAISLGAAVGLITVSMILLLGQTRVFFAMSRDGLLPRFFSVTHPKFRTPYRATILLGVAIAFLAGFTSLEKLAELVNIGTLFAFVVVALGVIILRRTRPDLHRSFRTPWVPVLPIVSIAASLWLMLNLPADTWLRFGIWMVVGIVVYYLYGRRHSRLGLGLEGPRGNVTTTPKQPPS from the coding sequence GTGAGTGCGAATCTGAACAGTTCCTTCCGCACGAAATCGGTGGAACAGTCCATCCGCGACACGGAGGAACCCGAGCACCAGTTGCGGAAATCCCTCTCCGCCTGGGACCTCATGATCTTCGGTGTCGGCGTCATCATCGGCACCGGCATCTTCGTGCTGACGGGCATTGCGGCCCGGAACAACGCCGGTCCCGCCACCGCCCTGTCCTTCGTGGCCGCGGGTGTCGTCTGCGGCCTCGCGGCCCTCTGCTACGCCGAGTTCGCCTCGACGGTGCCGGTGGCCGGATCGGCGTACACCTTCAGCTACGCCTCGATCGGCGAGCTGCCCGCCTGGATCATCGGCTGGGACCTGGTGCTGGAGTTCGCCCTCGGCACCGCGGTGGTGGCGGTCGGCTGGTCCGGGTACGTACGCCATCTGATGGAGACCAACCTCGGCTGGGAGCTGCCCACCGCGCTGGCCGGACCCGATGCCGGCGGTTCCTTCGACCTGCTGGCCTTCCTCCTGGTCCTGGCGCTGACCGCGATCCTGGTCGTCGGGACGAAGCTCTCGGCCCGGATCACCGCGATCGTGGTCGCCATCAAGGTGACCGTGGTGCTGCTGGTCATCGTCGCCGGACTGTTCTTCATCAAGGCCGAGAACTACTCGCCGTTCATCCCGCCGGCCCAGCCGCAGGCGGAGTCCGTCAGCGGCTGGCACGCCCCGCTGGTCCAGCTGATGTTCGGCTACGAACCCACCAACTTCGGCGTCATGGGCATCTTCACCGCAGCCGCCCTGGTGTTCTTCGCCTTCATCGGCTTCGATGTCGTGGCGACGGCGGCCGAGGAGACCAGGAACCCGCAGCGGGACATGCCCCGCGGCATCCTGGGCTCGCTGTTCGTCTGCACCCTGCTCTACGTCGCCGTGACCCTGGTCGTCACCGGTATGCAGCACTACACGCAGATGTCGCCGACCGCCCCGCTCGCCGAGGCCTTCAAGTCCGTGAACCAGCCGTTCTTCGCCGGGGCCATCAGTCTCGGCGCCGCCGTCGGCCTGATCACGGTCAGTATGATCCTGCTGCTCGGCCAGACCCGGGTGTTCTTCGCGATGAGCCGTGACGGCCTGCTGCCGCGCTTCTTCTCCGTCACCCACCCGAAGTTCCGCACCCCGTACCGCGCGACCATCCTGCTCGGCGTGGCCATCGCCTTCCTCGCCGGCTTCACCAGCCTGGAGAAGCTCGCGGAGCTGGTGAACATCGGCACCCTGTTCGCGTTCGTGGTCGTCGCACTCGGCGTGATCATCCTCCGCCGGACCCGCCCGGACCTGCACCGCTCCTTCCGCACCCCGTGGGTACCGGTGCTCCCGATCGTCTCGATCGCCGCCTCCCTGTGGCTGATGCTCAACCTGCCGGCCGACACCTGGCTGCGGTTCGGGATCTGGATGGTCGTCGGCATCGTCGTCTACTACCTGTACGGCCGCCGGCACAGCCGGCTGGGCCTGGGGCTCGAAGGGCCCCGCGGGAACGTCACCACCACCCCGAAGCAGCCGCCGAGCTGA
- a CDS encoding LCP family protein: MTADTSGSTTPPEGRAGRRRSTTRTRTRGQKIRRVLLWSLLAVVVALGGGAWWTYNHLNGNIQSVDLDQAIGDNRPQKVVTGAQNILVIGSDSRAGDNGELDGGQVSGARSDTTLLMHIPAGGTKATAISIPRDTLITRPDCKDENGRTIPGQKRTMINSVLGTGGPACVVKTVEQLSGVRVDHFVQVDFAGFKGLVDALGGVTVTLDQPIKGSKGGITLDAGEHRLNGTDSLKFVRTRKGYADGSDLGRIGLQQKFMTAMLAEIKKQDALGNPARLYKLADAGTKSLTTDSELGSLTKLSDFAKSMKGVDPQTMETIMLPVAYDKIDPNRVIVAEPQATQLWEALRKDEKIPASAKKSPAKAG; encoded by the coding sequence ATGACTGCAGACACTTCAGGTTCGACGACTCCGCCGGAGGGCCGCGCCGGGCGGCGCCGGAGCACCACCCGCACGCGGACCCGGGGCCAGAAGATCCGCCGGGTCCTGCTGTGGAGCCTGCTGGCCGTGGTGGTCGCGCTCGGCGGCGGAGCCTGGTGGACGTACAACCACCTCAACGGCAACATCCAGAGCGTGGACCTGGACCAGGCCATCGGTGACAACCGCCCGCAGAAGGTGGTGACCGGGGCCCAGAACATCCTGGTGATCGGTTCCGACTCGCGGGCCGGGGACAACGGCGAGCTGGACGGCGGCCAGGTGAGCGGCGCCCGCTCGGACACCACCCTGCTGATGCACATACCCGCCGGCGGGACCAAGGCCACCGCCATCAGCATCCCCCGCGACACCCTGATCACCCGGCCGGACTGCAAGGACGAGAACGGCAGGACGATCCCCGGCCAGAAGCGCACGATGATCAACAGCGTGCTGGGCACCGGCGGTCCGGCCTGTGTGGTCAAGACCGTGGAGCAGCTGTCCGGAGTCCGCGTGGACCACTTCGTCCAGGTGGACTTCGCCGGGTTCAAGGGCCTGGTCGACGCGCTGGGCGGGGTCACCGTCACCCTCGACCAGCCGATCAAGGGCTCCAAGGGCGGCATCACCCTGGACGCCGGGGAGCACCGGCTCAACGGCACCGACTCGCTGAAGTTCGTCCGGACCCGCAAGGGTTACGCGGACGGCAGCGACCTCGGCCGCATCGGTCTCCAGCAGAAGTTCATGACCGCGATGCTGGCCGAGATCAAGAAGCAGGACGCCCTCGGCAACCCGGCCCGCCTCTACAAGCTCGCCGACGCCGGCACCAAGTCGCTGACCACCGACTCCGAACTGGGCTCGCTCACCAAGCTCTCGGACTTCGCCAAGAGCATGAAGGGCGTGGACCCGCAGACGATGGAGACCATCATGCTCCCGGTGGCGTACGACAAGATCGACCCGAACCGGGTGATCGTCGCCGAGCCGCAGGCCACCCAGCTGTGGGAGGCCCTGCGCAAGGACGAGAAGATCCCCGCCTCCGCGAAGAAGTCCCCGGCCAAGGCCGGCTGA
- a CDS encoding N-acetylneuraminate synthase family protein yields the protein MVHSNRIRQVGTKQVGPGLPTYVIGEIGINHNGDLANAIALIDAAANAGCDAVKFQKRTPEICTPRDQWDIERDTPWGRMTYIDYRHRVEFGEDEYRAIDEHCKQRGIDWFASPWDTEAVAFLEKFDVPCHKVASASLTDDELLRALRATGKPVILSTGMSTPEQIRHAVEVLGSENTILLHATSTYPAVTGELNLRVIHSLEAAYPNIPIGYSGHEIGLQTTVAAVAMGATVVERHITLDRAMWGSDQAASVEPGGLQRLVRDIRVIEEAKGDGIKKVYESELGPMKKLRRVQGVIAGK from the coding sequence GTGGTGCACAGCAACCGCATCCGCCAGGTCGGCACCAAGCAGGTGGGCCCGGGGCTGCCCACCTATGTCATCGGTGAGATCGGCATCAACCACAACGGCGACCTGGCCAACGCCATCGCCCTCATAGACGCCGCCGCCAACGCCGGCTGCGACGCCGTGAAGTTCCAGAAGCGCACCCCGGAGATCTGCACCCCGCGCGACCAGTGGGACATCGAGCGCGACACCCCCTGGGGCCGGATGACCTACATCGACTACCGCCACCGCGTCGAGTTCGGCGAGGACGAGTACCGCGCCATCGACGAGCACTGCAAGCAGCGCGGCATCGACTGGTTCGCCTCCCCGTGGGACACCGAGGCCGTCGCCTTCCTGGAGAAGTTCGACGTCCCGTGCCACAAGGTGGCCTCCGCCTCCCTCACCGACGACGAACTGCTGCGCGCCCTGCGCGCCACCGGCAAGCCGGTCATCCTCTCCACCGGCATGTCCACCCCCGAGCAGATCCGCCACGCGGTCGAGGTCCTGGGCAGCGAGAACACCATCCTCCTGCACGCCACCTCCACCTACCCGGCGGTGACCGGAGAGCTCAACCTGCGCGTCATCCACTCGCTGGAGGCCGCGTACCCCAACATCCCGATCGGCTACTCCGGCCACGAGATCGGCCTCCAGACCACCGTCGCCGCCGTCGCCATGGGCGCCACCGTGGTCGAGCGCCACATCACCCTCGACCGCGCCATGTGGGGCTCCGACCAGGCCGCCTCCGTGGAGCCGGGCGGCCTGCAGCGCCTGGTCCGCGACATCCGTGTCATCGAGGAGGCCAAGGGCGACGGCATCAAGAAGGTCTACGAGTCCGAGCTCGGCCCCATGAAGAAGCTCCGCCGCGTCCAGGGCGTCATCGCGGGCAAGTGA
- a CDS encoding ATP-binding cassette domain-containing protein — MIHVSAAPVLALRGVSKRFGAVQALTDVELEIHSGEVVALVGDNGAGKSTLVKTIAGVHPIDDGVIEWDGRPVSISKPHDAQNLGIATVYQDLALCDNIDVVGNLFLGRELKRRGILDEVEMERRARELLTTLSIRIPSVRIPIASLSGGQRQTVAIARSMLGDPRLVILDEPTAALGVEQTAQVLDLVERLRERGHAVILISHNMADVKAVADKVAVLRLGRNNGVFNVADTSQEEIISAITGATDNAVTRRAARTGEARK, encoded by the coding sequence ATGATTCACGTGTCCGCTGCGCCCGTGCTGGCGTTGCGAGGGGTCTCGAAGCGATTCGGTGCCGTCCAGGCCCTCACCGACGTAGAACTCGAGATCCATTCCGGTGAGGTGGTCGCCCTGGTCGGCGACAACGGCGCCGGCAAGTCGACGCTCGTCAAGACGATCGCCGGAGTCCACCCCATCGATGACGGGGTCATCGAGTGGGACGGCCGCCCGGTCTCCATCAGCAAGCCCCACGACGCCCAGAACCTGGGCATTGCGACGGTCTACCAGGACCTCGCGCTCTGCGACAACATCGACGTGGTCGGCAACCTCTTCCTCGGCCGCGAGCTCAAGCGCCGCGGCATCCTCGACGAGGTGGAGATGGAGCGGCGCGCCCGCGAGCTGCTCACCACCCTCTCCATCCGCATCCCGAGCGTCCGCATCCCCATCGCCTCGCTCTCCGGCGGCCAGCGCCAGACCGTGGCGATCGCCCGCTCCATGCTCGGCGACCCCCGGCTGGTCATCCTCGACGAGCCCACCGCGGCCCTCGGCGTCGAGCAGACCGCCCAGGTCCTCGACCTGGTCGAGCGGCTGCGCGAGCGCGGCCACGCCGTCATCCTCATCAGCCACAACATGGCCGATGTGAAGGCCGTCGCCGACAAGGTGGCGGTCCTGCGGCTGGGCCGCAACAACGGTGTCTTCAATGTCGCCGACACCTCGCAGGAAGAGATCATCTCCGCCATCACGGGCGCCACGGACAACGCCGTGACCCGCCGGGCGGCCCGCACCGGGGAGGCTCGCAAGTGA
- a CDS encoding DUF6716 putative glycosyltransferase, whose protein sequence is MRIHVLADSDTRWKWGAGLAIGMAPHGQVHAHMLRGRSTPTARQLAEVGITPAAISESTLPEFATAPELDQADVIILGTVGGATHAALHALAYRFQGQWQRPILMTGYVGVVYEKVTDGLLLRAGADIVLANSPFDARRFRETYIPLGIPGSSIVQTALPFLDHRPYDMNRVNARHPYTVCFAVQPSVPEDRKGRTYMLRRAIEHARLRPGRDVLIKLRSKPGEATTHVETHHYQVLAQQMEESLPPNLHFVYGNMSDTLDRTDLLVTVSSTAALESMHRGMPTAILSDLGVREIHGNHYFVGSGCVTDWEAIDQGAAPMAHESWTRDQGIRATDPFGELRARVAELSGQPLPPITPYYTAESAPEYVATLLGRRGVNLDGSPGQLPGRRSSSAVRRTSRRLMKGAYQFGVQRVAPKIQQWGGV, encoded by the coding sequence GTGCGCATCCACGTACTTGCAGACTCCGACACCCGCTGGAAATGGGGAGCCGGCCTCGCCATCGGCATGGCCCCGCACGGCCAGGTCCACGCGCACATGCTGCGTGGTCGATCCACCCCCACCGCACGGCAGTTGGCCGAGGTGGGGATCACACCCGCCGCCATCTCCGAGTCCACGCTCCCCGAGTTCGCCACGGCGCCGGAGCTGGACCAAGCGGACGTGATCATCCTCGGTACGGTGGGCGGAGCGACCCACGCGGCTTTGCACGCACTCGCCTACCGTTTCCAAGGGCAATGGCAGCGCCCCATCCTGATGACCGGTTATGTCGGTGTGGTGTACGAAAAGGTAACCGACGGCCTGCTGTTGCGTGCCGGCGCCGATATCGTGCTCGCGAACAGCCCTTTCGACGCACGCCGTTTCCGCGAAACATACATCCCCCTGGGCATTCCCGGATCGAGCATCGTGCAGACCGCCCTGCCGTTCCTGGACCACCGGCCGTACGATATGAACCGGGTCAATGCCCGGCACCCCTACACCGTGTGTTTTGCGGTGCAGCCGTCCGTGCCCGAGGACCGAAAAGGCCGCACCTATATGCTGCGCCGAGCGATCGAGCACGCCCGGCTCCGCCCGGGCCGCGATGTCCTCATCAAACTCCGCAGCAAACCGGGCGAGGCGACCACCCACGTGGAGACGCACCACTACCAGGTGCTCGCCCAGCAGATGGAAGAATCCCTGCCGCCCAATCTGCATTTCGTCTACGGCAACATGTCCGACACGCTGGACCGGACCGATCTCCTGGTGACGGTGAGTTCGACCGCCGCGCTGGAATCAATGCACCGCGGAATGCCGACCGCCATTCTGAGCGATCTCGGAGTCCGGGAAATCCACGGAAACCACTATTTCGTGGGCTCCGGCTGCGTCACCGACTGGGAGGCCATCGACCAGGGGGCCGCGCCGATGGCCCACGAGTCCTGGACCCGGGACCAGGGCATCCGCGCCACCGACCCGTTCGGCGAACTCCGGGCCCGGGTCGCCGAGCTGAGCGGGCAGCCCCTGCCGCCCATCACCCCGTACTACACCGCCGAAAGCGCACCCGAGTACGTCGCCACCCTGCTCGGCAGGCGCGGCGTGAACCTCGACGGCTCCCCCGGACAGCTGCCGGGCCGCCGGTCGAGCAGCGCCGTGCGCCGGACCTCGCGCCGGCTCATGAAAGGCGCCTATCAGTTCGGCGTCCAGCGGGTCGCTCCGAAGATCCAGCAGTGGGGCGGCGTCTAG